Proteins from a single region of Candidatus Parcubacteria bacterium:
- the ruvC gene encoding crossover junction endodeoxyribonuclease RuvC (Derived by automated computational analysis using gene prediction method: Protein Homology. GO_function: GO:0008821 - crossover junction DNA endonuclease activity [Evidence IEA]; GO_process: GO:0006310 - DNA recombination [Evidence IEA]): MARTRIILGVDPGIADTGYGVIAVSGSTVRCLAYGSIKTSAKSKLSSRLEALHQELLLILDKYKPDLASVEELFFSKNVKTAITVGQARGVILLALQERGCPLVEFKPSQVKQAVACYGAATKDQVQRMVKVILGLKTIPKPDDAADALALAICALNKPQIK; the protein is encoded by the coding sequence ATGGCGCGAACGCGAATTATTTTAGGCGTTGATCCCGGCATTGCCGATACGGGCTATGGCGTGATTGCTGTGAGCGGTAGCACGGTGCGTTGTTTAGCTTATGGTTCGATAAAAACTAGCGCTAAAAGTAAGTTATCTAGCCGTTTAGAGGCGCTTCACCAGGAACTCTTACTTATTTTAGATAAATATAAACCCGATCTGGCTTCGGTTGAAGAATTATTTTTTAGTAAGAATGTAAAAACAGCGATTACGGTCGGCCAGGCGCGCGGCGTAATTTTATTGGCTTTACAGGAGCGCGGTTGTCCCTTGGTGGAATTTAAACCTAGCCAAGTAAAACAGGCCGTTGCTTGTTATGGCGCCGCCACTAAAGATCAAGTTCAGCGCATGGTTAAGGTAATTTTAGGTTTAAAAACTATTCCTAAGCCTGATGATGCGGCTGATGCTTTAGCCCTTGCCATCTGTGCCCTCAATAAGCCGCAAATTAAATAA
- a CDS encoding DNA translocase FtsK 4TM domain-containing protein (Derived by automated computational analysis using gene prediction method: Protein Homology.): protein MSAKKRKKSASASKNNNSDYLALPSIQLSDSARRSLGIVLVFALAFISLLGLFDLSGVVGQLFSKWLSLIFGLGRWLVPLLLFIWGMLLVSNKKYEVKFTDYLGVVLLFISTQTLLHFFLEKDFWKVAASEGRGGGYIGYWLSEGFFYLFGFWGGVIILFLLFLSSLVLVFNTSLSKIIGGESFLAKIFRPVINWFQGAFDRDEKNRRQDVGLETEEEEEEESFIEQTRNEVLGAWTAKELTGEKDASAPTAAVRKKDAPKVQEKITWPKKKIKIDLPIELLNHKTGQAIGGDTEANAKKIKKTLENFGIAVEMGGTKVGPTVTQYTFKPAEGVKLSKITTLTNDLSLALAAHPLRIEAPIPGKSLVGVEVPNKSKAIVGLREILEDDVFRKRKHNMMIALGKDVAGTSWMYDLTRAPHLLVAGATNSGKSVCLNTIILSLLYQNNPEDLRFIMVDPKRVELPVYNGIPHLLVPVITEVSKTINSLKWCLNEMNNRYDLLNKSGKKNIQSYNATSSEKLPYIVFIIDELADFMMTAGKEMEAAIIRLAQMSRAVGIHLILATQRPSVDVITGLIKANIPARIAFSVASVVDSKTILDMSGAEKLLGQGDMLLSTAELSKPKRIQGAYVSDEEINDIVNYIKERSGEAEYLEGVTDRQKVGGVAGVGLDGNYGDEDELIAEAREIIMNAGRASTSLLQRRLSIGYGRAAKILDSLEEQGFVGPSNGSKPREVLVSKEQFALGVAGVSLHDKKTSNIPDSYLDEEEGDDGVLDFGETEDEEVEEEEEENITEVVPDFLLDDDGPEDEIISEEEILDDIREQVAEMAVEETEEESDLDSESAGESEAGAAENKGEIEEKKEKSEGPTYHLDDDDTFFAR, encoded by the coding sequence ATGAGTGCGAAAAAAAGAAAAAAATCTGCCTCCGCTAGTAAAAATAATAATAGCGATTATTTGGCTTTACCAAGCATCCAGTTAAGTGACTCGGCCCGCCGCAGCTTAGGGATTGTTTTGGTTTTTGCCTTAGCTTTTATTAGTTTGCTGGGATTATTTGATTTATCAGGAGTAGTCGGTCAATTATTTTCTAAATGGCTATCTCTTATTTTTGGTTTGGGGCGCTGGTTAGTGCCGCTGCTTCTTTTCATCTGGGGCATGCTCTTAGTCAGCAATAAAAAATACGAAGTTAAGTTTACTGATTACTTAGGTGTCGTTTTGTTATTTATCTCCACGCAAACGCTTCTTCATTTTTTCCTGGAAAAAGATTTCTGGAAAGTGGCCGCTTCTGAAGGTCGCGGCGGCGGCTATATTGGTTACTGGTTAAGTGAAGGCTTTTTCTATCTCTTTGGTTTTTGGGGCGGAGTTATAATTTTATTTTTATTATTCTTAAGTTCTTTAGTTTTAGTTTTTAATACCTCTTTATCAAAAATAATCGGCGGCGAAAGTTTCTTGGCTAAAATTTTTAGACCAGTTATTAATTGGTTTCAAGGCGCTTTTGATCGTGACGAAAAGAACCGTCGTCAAGATGTAGGCTTGGAAACGGAGGAGGAGGAAGAGGAAGAAAGTTTTATTGAACAAACCCGCAATGAAGTTTTGGGAGCTTGGACCGCTAAAGAGTTGACGGGCGAAAAAGACGCTTCGGCGCCGACTGCCGCCGTTCGTAAAAAAGATGCTCCGAAAGTTCAGGAAAAAATTACTTGGCCTAAGAAAAAAATAAAAATTGATCTACCGATTGAACTGTTGAATCATAAAACTGGTCAAGCGATTGGTGGTGACACAGAAGCCAATGCCAAAAAAATTAAGAAGACCTTGGAGAACTTTGGGATCGCGGTCGAAATGGGGGGGACAAAAGTTGGCCCGACGGTTACCCAATATACTTTTAAGCCGGCCGAAGGTGTTAAGCTTTCTAAAATTACGACTTTAACTAACGACCTGTCTTTGGCTTTAGCGGCGCATCCTTTAAGAATTGAAGCGCCAATCCCTGGCAAATCTTTGGTCGGCGTGGAGGTGCCTAACAAAAGCAAGGCGATTGTCGGCTTGCGGGAGATTTTAGAGGATGACGTTTTTCGGAAGCGCAAACATAATATGATGATTGCTCTCGGTAAAGATGTCGCCGGTACTTCTTGGATGTATGATCTGACTCGTGCCCCTCACTTGCTCGTGGCCGGGGCGACTAACTCGGGGAAATCCGTTTGTTTAAATACGATTATTCTAAGCTTGCTCTATCAAAATAATCCAGAAGATTTACGTTTCATCATGGTTGATCCAAAAAGAGTAGAGCTTCCGGTTTACAATGGTATTCCGCATCTATTGGTGCCGGTGATTACCGAAGTTTCAAAAACGATTAATTCTTTAAAGTGGTGTTTGAACGAAATGAATAACCGCTACGACTTATTAAATAAGAGTGGTAAGAAAAATATTCAAAGTTACAATGCGACCTCTTCTGAAAAATTACCCTACATTGTTTTCATCATTGATGAGTTGGCCGACTTTATGATGACCGCTGGTAAAGAAATGGAAGCGGCAATTATCCGTTTAGCGCAGATGTCGCGCGCCGTCGGTATCCACCTCATCTTAGCAACGCAACGCCCCTCGGTGGATGTTATTACCGGTTTAATCAAAGCCAACATCCCGGCCCGGATCGCTTTTTCGGTGGCCTCAGTGGTTGATTCCAAAACCATTTTAGATATGAGTGGTGCCGAAAAACTTTTAGGTCAAGGCGATATGCTTTTATCGACGGCTGAACTTTCTAAACCAAAAAGAATTCAGGGGGCCTATGTGAGCGATGAGGAGATTAATGACATTGTTAATTATATTAAGGAACGCAGTGGTGAAGCCGAATATCTAGAGGGTGTTACCGATCGACAAAAAGTTGGTGGCGTTGCTGGCGTTGGTTTGGATGGTAATTATGGTGATGAAGATGAGTTAATTGCCGAGGCTCGAGAAATTATTATGAATGCCGGGCGCGCCTCAACCTCTTTACTGCAGCGCCGCCTCTCAATCGGTTATGGCCGGGCGGCGAAGATCTTAGACTCTTTAGAAGAACAAGGTTTTGTCGGCCCCTCTAACGGTTCCAAACCGCGCGAAGTCTTAGTGTCTAAAGAGCAATTTGCGCTCGGTGTTGCCGGTGTTAGTTTGCATGATAAAAAAACTAGCAATATTCCCGATTCCTATTTAGATGAAGAGGAGGGTGATGATGGCGTTTTAGATTTTGGTGAAACTGAAGACGAAGAGGTTGAAGAAGAAGAGGAGGAAAATATAACAGAGGTGGTGCCTGATTTTTTATTAGATGATGATGGCCCTGAAGATGAAATTATTAGTGAAGAAGAAATCTTAGATGATATTCGCGAACAAGTGGCAGAAATGGCGGTTGAGGAAACGGAAGAGGAGAGTGATTTAGATTCCGAATCAGCTGGAGAGTCCGAAGCCGGAGCAGCGGAGAATAAGGGGGAAATTGAAGAGAAAAAAGAAAAGTCAGAAGGACCCACTTATCACCTTGATGACGATGATACTTTTTTTGCCCGCTAA
- the murE gene encoding UDP-N-acetylmuramyl-tripeptide synthetase (Derived by automated computational analysis using gene prediction method: Protein Homology.), with the protein MNFLKKLIPKKIFKAIQPLYHYLMAALAAAWYRYPSRNLIVIGVTGTTGKTSTVYLVAKVLESAGYNVGYTSTAMFDDGKREWLNDKKMTMPGRFFVQKMLRRMVKNRCQYAIVETTSEGIVQFRHKFINYDTLIFTGLYPEHLESHGGFENYKEAKGRLFATLKNSRPKYVDDHKGIVHPASALKKLDYTRVKKTVIINGNDEYAPLFLNFWSEEQFIYSSQNSLDPELYGGLDSKILHNSQFFQYKEVEEKSEGVSFSVAEQRINLRLLGGFNVENALNAALTALGQGVSWSEIKKGLEGVTSLSGKLERIDLGQNFTIIVDYSFEPRALQKMYSTIQIIPHQKVIHVLGSCGGGRDKARRPILGRLAGDNADYVIITNEDPYDEDPRAIIEEVATGAEASGKILDQDLFLVDDRREAIKKALSLAEKDDLVLITGKGAEQYICLADGKKVPWDDRCIVREELNSLNLGK; encoded by the coding sequence ATGAATTTCTTAAAAAAACTTATTCCCAAAAAAATATTTAAAGCGATTCAGCCTTTGTACCATTATTTGATGGCGGCTTTAGCGGCCGCTTGGTATCGCTATCCGAGTCGCAATCTTATCGTTATTGGTGTTACGGGCACTACTGGTAAAACCTCAACCGTTTATTTAGTGGCCAAGGTTTTAGAATCAGCCGGCTATAATGTTGGTTATACTTCAACGGCCATGTTTGATGATGGTAAAAGAGAGTGGCTTAATGATAAAAAGATGACGATGCCGGGCCGCTTTTTTGTGCAAAAGATGCTTCGCCGGATGGTAAAAAATCGTTGCCAGTATGCCATCGTGGAAACAACTTCAGAAGGAATTGTTCAGTTCCGTCATAAATTTATCAATTATGATACTTTAATTTTTACCGGTTTATATCCGGAGCACTTAGAAAGCCACGGTGGCTTTGAGAATTATAAAGAAGCCAAGGGGCGCTTATTTGCCACTTTAAAAAATAGTCGCCCCAAATACGTTGACGATCATAAAGGAATTGTTCACCCAGCATCAGCACTGAAAAAATTAGATTATACCCGCGTGAAGAAAACTGTTATCATTAATGGCAACGATGAGTACGCTCCTTTATTTTTAAATTTTTGGAGCGAAGAGCAATTTATTTATTCCTCTCAGAATTCACTGGACCCGGAATTGTATGGCGGTTTAGATAGCAAAATTTTACACAATAGTCAGTTCTTTCAATATAAAGAAGTAGAAGAGAAATCAGAAGGGGTGTCTTTTTCCGTGGCCGAGCAAAGAATAAATTTAAGGCTACTAGGCGGCTTTAATGTGGAAAATGCCTTAAACGCTGCTCTGACCGCTTTAGGCCAAGGCGTTAGCTGGTCGGAAATTAAAAAAGGTTTAGAGGGCGTGACTTCGTTATCCGGAAAACTGGAGCGGATTGATTTAGGGCAAAACTTTACCATTATTGTTGACTATTCTTTTGAGCCCCGCGCGCTCCAAAAAATGTATAGCACTATTCAAATTATTCCTCACCAAAAAGTGATTCATGTCCTTGGTTCTTGTGGTGGCGGACGCGATAAAGCCCGGCGACCAATTTTGGGACGCTTAGCTGGGGATAATGCTGATTATGTAATCATTACCAATGAAGATCCTTATGATGAAGATCCGCGAGCGATTATTGAAGAAGTGGCCACTGGGGCCGAGGCCTCGGGAAAGATTCTTGACCAGGATTTGTTTTTAGTTGACGATCGGCGCGAAGCGATTAAAAAAGCACTATCTTTAGCGGAAAAAGATGATCTAGTGTTAATTACCGGCAAGGGGGCGGAGCAGTATATTTGTTTAGCGGATGGTAAAAAAGTCCCTTGGGATGATAGATGTATTGTTCGTGAGGAGCTTAATTCGCTTAATTTAGGTAAATAA
- a CDS encoding DNA-directed RNA polymerase subunit beta (Derived by automated computational analysis using gene prediction method: Protein Homology. GO_function: GO:0003677 - DNA binding [Evidence IEA]; GO_function: GO:0003899 - DNA-directed 5'-3' RNA polymerase activity [Evidence IEA]; GO_function: GO:0032549 - ribonucleoside binding [Evidence IEA]; GO_process: GO:0006351 - DNA-templated transcription [Evidence IEA]), which produces MPKTSSVGERLDARRFFKNRQEVMPMPDLIEIQKDSYKWFLDEGLAELFEEINPITDFIGRDLELYFEDYYLDDAKFSEQESRAKNITYEAPLRVKTRLVNKKTNQVSSQEVYLGDFPLMTDQGTFIINGIERVVVSQLIRSAGVMFTADFIKGKKCYGAKIIPNRGAWLEIETDINKVIWVRIDRKRKVAVTSLLRAFGYETDEELQALFKDVDLVKNDDEPTFIQATIDKDVAVNEAEGLQEVYRRIRPGDLASVDNARQLIHSMFFRFDRYDFGRVGRYKLNRRFNLNLENTRENRILRKEDLVLIVKEVIRLNITKEPEDDIDHLGNRRVRAIGGLIQTRFRVGLARMERIIKDKMSTTDISALTATKLVNARPIIGVIKEFFMSSQLSQFMDQTNPLAELEHKRRLSAMGPGGLTRERAGFDVRDVHSTHYGRICPIATPEGPNIGLVGHLATYAKLNSYGFLETPYRRVNHTKSGSFVTSEIVYLDAFEEEKYITADATLPIDEKGKISVSRFEVRKNGNPGMADADQIDFVGIAANQIISVATSLIPFMEHNDSQRSLMGTNMQRQAVPLIKTEAPIVGTGIEARAARDSGHLILANEAGTITRADGLEIDLQTKKGQVIKYPLDKFVRSNSSTCINQHPVVSVGEKVSAGQILSDGPSIDNGELSLGRNVLVAFMTWEGYNYEDAVIISERLVREDVFSSINIENYTIDVRDTKLGPEVITNDIPNISEEKLKNLDEDGIIRIGAEVSSGDILVGKITPKGETTLSAEEKLLRAIFGEKAKDVRDSSLYLEHGEHGKVVDVKVFSREGGDKLSAGVLKSIQVSVANLRKIQVGDKMSGRHGNKGVISKIVPDEDMPYLEDGTHVDVILSPLGIISRMNLGQLLETHLGLAAHKLGYRAATPALDGISEAQIKEELKKAGLPEDGKVVLYDGKTGLPYDNEITVGYKYMLKLNHMVEDKIHQRSIGPYSLITQQPLGGKAQFGGQRFGEMEVWALEGYGAAHTLQEMLTIKSDDVPGRSKAYESIIKGETIEKLNVPESFNVLIRELKGLGLDVELLSEEGTADEVISSEDEFLAATEPASETEETVAATEESESTDTPADEEKAAAEDAA; this is translated from the coding sequence ATGCCTAAGACATCAAGCGTTGGAGAGCGCCTAGACGCGCGCCGCTTTTTTAAGAACCGTCAGGAGGTAATGCCGATGCCCGACCTGATAGAAATTCAGAAGGACTCCTATAAATGGTTTTTAGATGAGGGGCTAGCGGAATTATTTGAAGAAATTAATCCAATCACGGACTTTATCGGTCGCGATTTGGAACTTTACTTTGAAGATTATTATTTAGATGACGCCAAGTTTAGCGAACAAGAAAGTCGGGCCAAAAACATTACTTACGAAGCCCCGCTTCGCGTAAAAACCAGGTTAGTTAATAAAAAGACTAATCAGGTCAGTAGCCAGGAGGTTTATTTGGGGGATTTTCCCTTAATGACCGACCAGGGCACTTTTATTATCAACGGCATTGAGCGGGTCGTGGTTTCACAGCTCATTCGTTCGGCCGGGGTAATGTTTACCGCTGATTTTATTAAAGGGAAAAAATGCTACGGAGCAAAAATTATCCCTAATCGCGGTGCTTGGCTAGAAATTGAAACGGATATCAATAAGGTTATTTGGGTTCGCATTGATCGTAAGCGTAAGGTGGCCGTAACTTCACTCTTGCGCGCTTTTGGCTATGAAACTGATGAGGAACTGCAAGCCTTGTTTAAAGATGTTGATTTAGTAAAGAATGATGATGAGCCCACTTTTATCCAAGCGACAATTGACAAGGATGTGGCCGTTAACGAGGCGGAGGGGTTACAAGAAGTCTATCGCCGCATTCGTCCGGGAGATTTAGCATCGGTTGATAATGCCCGCCAATTGATTCATTCGATGTTCTTCCGTTTTGATCGCTATGACTTTGGTCGTGTCGGTCGTTATAAATTAAATCGTCGTTTCAATCTAAATTTAGAAAATACTCGCGAGAATCGAATTCTCCGCAAGGAAGATTTAGTTTTGATTGTTAAAGAGGTGATCCGTTTAAATATTACTAAGGAACCGGAAGACGATATTGATCACTTAGGGAATCGCCGCGTTCGTGCTATCGGTGGTTTAATTCAAACTCGTTTCCGAGTTGGTTTAGCGCGCATGGAAAGAATCATTAAGGATAAGATGTCAACGACCGATATCTCCGCTTTAACCGCCACTAAGCTGGTTAACGCTCGACCGATTATTGGCGTGATTAAAGAGTTTTTCATGTCGTCGCAATTATCCCAATTCATGGATCAAACCAATCCTTTGGCCGAATTGGAACATAAGCGTCGTCTCTCGGCGATGGGTCCGGGCGGCTTGACTAGGGAACGCGCCGGTTTTGATGTTCGTGATGTACACTCTACTCACTATGGACGTATCTGTCCGATTGCCACTCCGGAAGGTCCGAATATCGGTCTAGTCGGACACTTAGCAACTTATGCTAAATTAAATAGTTACGGCTTTTTAGAAACTCCGTATCGCCGCGTTAATCATACGAAGAGCGGTAGTTTTGTTACCTCCGAGATCGTTTATTTAGATGCCTTTGAAGAAGAAAAATATATTACCGCCGATGCTACTTTACCGATAGATGAGAAAGGAAAAATTTCCGTTTCTCGCTTTGAGGTGAGAAAAAATGGCAACCCCGGAATGGCCGATGCTGATCAAATTGATTTTGTGGGTATTGCTGCTAATCAAATTATTTCTGTGGCCACCTCCTTGATCCCGTTTATGGAACATAATGATAGTCAAAGATCTTTGATGGGTACAAACATGCAACGTCAGGCGGTGCCCTTAATTAAGACCGAAGCGCCAATCGTGGGCACCGGTATTGAGGCGCGTGCAGCCCGCGACAGTGGTCACCTAATCTTAGCTAATGAAGCCGGCACCATTACTCGGGCCGATGGTTTAGAAATTGATTTACAAACTAAAAAGGGGCAGGTCATTAAATATCCTTTAGATAAATTTGTCCGCTCTAATTCTTCAACCTGTATTAACCAGCATCCAGTTGTTTCCGTAGGGGAGAAGGTAAGCGCCGGTCAAATTTTGTCGGACGGGCCTTCCATTGACAATGGAGAGTTATCTTTAGGACGCAATGTTTTAGTCGCCTTTATGACCTGGGAAGGTTATAACTATGAAGATGCGGTGATTATTTCCGAGCGTTTAGTTCGTGAAGATGTTTTCTCTTCCATCAATATTGAAAATTACACAATTGATGTTCGCGATACCAAGCTGGGTCCGGAAGTCATCACTAACGACATTCCTAATATCAGTGAGGAAAAATTAAAGAACTTGGATGAGGACGGTATTATCCGGATTGGCGCCGAAGTTTCTTCCGGTGATATTTTAGTCGGAAAAATTACGCCCAAAGGAGAAACCACCTTATCGGCGGAAGAAAAATTATTACGCGCCATTTTCGGTGAAAAAGCTAAAGATGTTCGCGATTCTTCTCTCTACTTAGAGCATGGCGAGCACGGCAAAGTTGTCGATGTTAAAGTGTTCTCCCGTGAGGGTGGCGATAAATTATCTGCTGGGGTTTTAAAATCCATTCAGGTGTCTGTTGCTAATCTGCGCAAGATTCAAGTCGGTGACAAGATGTCTGGCCGACACGGTAATAAGGGGGTTATTTCCAAGATTGTGCCTGATGAGGATATGCCTTATTTAGAAGACGGCACTCATGTTGATGTTATTTTGTCGCCGCTCGGAATTATCTCTCGTATGAACTTGGGGCAACTGCTGGAGACTCACTTAGGTTTAGCTGCTCATAAATTGGGCTATCGCGCCGCCACCCCCGCTTTAGACGGTATTTCCGAGGCGCAGATTAAAGAAGAGTTAAAAAAAGCGGGCTTACCCGAGGACGGTAAAGTTGTTCTCTATGATGGTAAAACCGGCTTGCCTTATGATAATGAAATTACGGTCGGTTATAAATATATGCTTAAACTTAACCATATGGTTGAGGATAAGATTCACCAGCGCTCGATTGGTCCTTACTCTTTAATTACTCAGCAGCCTTTGGGTGGTAAGGCACAATTTGGCGGTCAACGTTTTGGGGAAATGGAAGTGTGGGCCCTTGAAGGTTATGGTGCGGCGCACACACTTCAGGAAATGCTAACCATTAAATCGGATGATGTTCCCGGTCGTTCTAAGGCTTACGAAAGCATTATTAAGGGTGAGACGATAGAAAAATTAAACGTCCCGGAATCCTTTAACGTCTTGATTCGCGAGCTGAAAGGTTTAGGTTTGGATGTGGAGCTTTTAAGCGAAGAAGGAACGGCCGATGAGGTGATTTCTTCGGAGGATGAATTTTTGGCGGCCACTGAGCCGGCGAGTGAGACTGAAGAAACGGTCGCGGCCACAGAAGAGTCAGAGTCGACTGACACTCCGGCTGACGAAGAAAAAGCAGCCGCCGAAGACGCGGCCTAA